The genomic window TAGTTTTTCTCCAGTAGCAATCACTTCATTATATTTTTTTAGCTGGTTAGCTACCGGTAGCAAAGCCTGTTGTAAAATCATATTGCTGGTATCGGCAGCAATGGCAACTTTAAGCACATTATAAGCTGGCTCGTATTCTTTTGAATTGCGATAAATGCGGGCTAAATCAAATGCAACATCAGCTTCTGTAGCATTTAGCTTGTTGGCTTTTTGTAGGTATTGCATTTTAAGTGCGGTACTGTCGGTATAATCTGCTAGGCGCTTATAGGCGTTAAAGTTACTGCTATCTATAGTTACAACTTGTAGCAGGTAATTGTTAGCGTTTTTCTTATTTCCCCGCCTCGAATTAATATTTGCCAAACTAAACAACACCGATATTTGCTGAGGCTGCAAGGCGTTCATTTTTTGATAGGCTTTTTCGGCCTCCACCAAATTTCCGGCCATCATGCTACAATAAGCAATTTGCGATAGCGCTTTCATATCGGTGGTTTCGGCGGGATAAATACTACTTAAATAGCTAGCTGCATCAGCATAGCGTTGAGTTTGGTAAAAATCTAAAAGCTTTTCTCTATCTAAAGCATTTTGGGCATAACACACTTCACTAACAAGTGCCAAAAGTAGCATAGCGCAAATATTTTTCATATAACTAAATTATTAGTTGTTTTTGAATAATCCAAATATTTTAATAACGAAAATGAATAAAATCAAACAAAAGCCTAATTGTAATGGTTCTAAGATTAAGTTTATCAATTAATAAAAACATATTTTATGGAAACTTTAAAGAAATTCGAATTAATGGAGAAGATAGTGAGGGAGCTCGAAGATTTACAGCATTCTCAACAAGCTATCATACAAAAAATAGGAAAAATTGAAGTAGATAATATCGAGTTAGGCGACAAAAAACTTGAGCAAGATTTGCCTGATATGCATCAAAGGGTTGCAGATAATTTAGATTCTATTGTAAATATTTTGGATTATTTTGCGAATAAAACAGAAAAATTCGGCAATAAAAATAATATAGACGATTTGAAAGAGCAGCAAGCCATTAACGAGGTTATAGGCAAATAGTAATCTAAAAGATTTTAAAGCCATTTTGCTATTTAACGTGAGTTCGGAATAAGAAAATTATGCTATTTGCTAGCGATAGCGCTTCAAATCTTCGTTCAGCTAATTTTCGGTCTTTTATTTTATTCCTAGTTTATATAGTTTCAATGGTGTTTAAGAACGCTAACACGGTTTTCGGGTCGCGGCAATAAGCCAGGGCACTTTCTTTGAAAGAAACCTGCGGAGCAAGCATGAAGATAAATAAAACAAATACTAAAACGGAATAAATAAGCAACCGAGAGTTTATCAGCAAAGCTGATGAGCTCCGTAAACTCCGGTTTTGTTAATTTTGCGGTCAAACCTAAGCGTAGCGAAAGCTTGAATACCGATAAAAACAAAATGATAAATATGAAAAAAGTAAGAGCCCAGCGGCGGCGAGCTAAAAAAATACGTTCAATGCAAATTTCTCAAGAATTGTAAATACACTTAACCCGAACTCACGTTATTTAAGTAGCGTATTAAGTTAGCGTAATATAGCAAACGGTAAACCTTTTTACCGTACTCAAAAAGTAGCAAAATGGCTTTTTAAGGTTCGGTAGGCAAGGTAACACAAAAGGTTGTGCCTACTCCAACTTTACTACTTACGCTAATGTCGCCACCGTTTCTTGTCATAAAGTCTTTGCAAATCATTAAACCTAGGCCTGTTCCCTTTTCATTGTTGGTGCCCCTAGATGAAACGTTTTCTTCTTTAAATAATTTTTGCAGAAAATTTTCTGAAATGCCCACACCACTGTCTTTAATGCAAACTTTTAGCATGCCATCATTTTGATATACCGCTGTAATGATAATTTCACAGCCTTCGTTGCAAAATTTGATAGCGTTGTTAAGTAGGTTCCTAATCACAATTTGAAACATTAATACATCTGCATAGGCAATTTGGTTAGGGAAAACATCATGAAGAATGTTTATTTTCTTTAAAGAGGCAGAGGTAATATGGTAATTTATTTCGTTTAAAATGGTATTACGCACATTGAAAAACTCTTTTTTAACACCAAACCCTTGCAATTGGCTTCTAGACCAATGCAGTATGTTTTCTAATAAATCTGTAGTGTAAACAATATCTTTACTTAGTGCTGGAGAGAGTGCCTTAAATTCTTCATCACTAATTAGATTGTAAGAAAACATTTTCAACACTTCAGATAAGTTAACCAAAGGCCCTCTTAAATCATGAGAAATAATTGAAAAAATACGATCTTTTAATTGGTTTACTTTTTCTAACTCGTTAGTTTGTTCTTTCGCAATTAGTGCATCTTTTTTTGCTCCAGTTAAATCTTGCAATTTAATAATGGTAAATGCCTCATTAAGTTTGTTTTCTTGCTGAACAAGTATCTCTACTTCAAAATATACGGTCTGATTGTTAACGGTTGTTTGTAGTTCCATTTTACAGCTGTTTTCTGCTTGTATTTGCTGTATAATTTCGGGATGACTGCCAAAAATATCTTCAATGCTAGAACCAATAATTTTATGATTTTTTTGTTTATCTATAAATCGATTTAATGCAGAGTTATAATCAATAACACGATGCTTTTCATCAACAACCAAAAAACCATCCGTCATTAAATCTAATACCTTTTCTCTCGCAATTGGAACGCTGTCAAATAATCTAAAACGATAAATTCCCAAAAACACCAAAAATGTGGTTAGTATAAAGGCAAATGGGGTAATGTCTATAAAACCTAAAGGTCTAATGCCCACCAAATAGCTCAAGTTTGCTGCCCACGGAATAACAGCTGCAATAATGATGCTGTAATTTTGTTTCTTATAGATAGGGTCTGAGCTTTTAAATTTGTTGAATATTAAATAACAACCACTAGCTAGTAGCGCATAAAAGTAAATTGTAAATATACGGTACCAAATGCCTGGTGTAAGTGCTAGCATTGGGAATGGCCCTTGATAAGACATTTTTACCTCCTGGTAATGGAGGTGGTGCAAAGGGTTGGTCCATACTAGTGCTAAGGTAGCAATGGGTACAATGAGTATCGAAATTAAATTATGAGGTTTTTTATACCAACATTGTTTGTTACAAAAATTTAAACAAAATAAAAACCAATTTAAAGGTAGGGTAGCAATGCCCAAATATTCGATATTGATAAAAAATAAGGCTTGCTCTTGGCTCTGGCTAGATAGTTCTAATCCGTATGCGATAGACCAAATTGCATTTGATGCCATCATTAAGCCAAACCAGCGAACAACCGTAGTGCCTCTTTTGTAAATGTAAATTGCCATTATTGAGGTCAGTATTCCAAAAAATAGTAATACTAAGCCGTAACCATTAAAGGAAAATTCCATGTTCGCTTGTCAGATTTAGAGCATTTTGGAGTAAACATAAGCAAATTTAACTTATGGTACGAAAATTCAAAAACTTAAGACAATTAAGCTAAGCTCTTTAAAGCCAACGCCGTAATTTTTGTTGATAATTTAGTGACCAAAACGGCTTAAAAATTAGTTAATTTTGATATTCTCATTTCCACAGCTATGTACTTAATTTTCGATACAGAAACCACAGGTTTACCCCGTAATTTTAATGCTCCAATTACCGATACTGATAATTGGCCGCGTTGTATCCAAATTGCTTGGCAACTGCACGATGAGTTAGGTAATTTAATAGAGCATCAGGATTATTTGGTTAAGCCCGAAGGTTTCAATATCCCTTATGATGCAGAGCGTATTCACGGTATTTCTACCGATTTGGCAGAAGAACAAGGCATACCTTTAGCCGATGTGTTGCAGAAATTTAACGAGGTGTTGGGTAAGGCCAAATTTGTTGTAGGGCAAAACATCAAGTTTGATATTAATATTATGGGCTGCGAGCTGCACCGTTTTGGCGTAGATAGCCCTTTGGCAGATATGCCAGTATTGGATACCTGTACCGAAGTTACTGCCGATTTGTTGAAAATTCCTGGAGGTAGGGGCGGTAAGTTCAAATTACCTACGCTAACCGAATTACATCAGTATTTATTTGGTACTCCTTTTGGCGAAGCGCACAACGCCACCGCCGATGTAGAGGCCACTACGCGTTGCTTTTTAGAGCTGGTTAAAAAACAGGTTTTTACCAAAGAAGAGCTTCAGGTTGATACCGACTACTTTTTACGTTTTAAGGAAGCCAACCCCTTTCCTATTGAACCTGTTGGGCTGCAGCATATCAATCTAAAAGCCGCTTCTGATGAAATTAGAAAAAGAAAAGGGGCAGATGCCGGAGGGGTTTCTAAACAAACTTTGGCAAATAATAAAGCCGCTTTAGCCGATGCTACTTTTGTACACTTACATAACCATACACAGTTTTCTGTTTTACAAAGTACCATCAGTGTGCCTGCATTGGTAAAAGCTGCAGTAGAAAAAGGTATGCCAGCTGTAGCATTAACCGATCATGCCAATATGATGGGTGCCTTTCACTTTGTTAATAATGTGCTTAACCACAACAAAGCTGCAGAGGCCAAAAACAAAGAGGCTTTAGAAAAAGGCGAAACGCCTACCGCACAAATTCTGAAACCGATAATTGGAGTAGAGTTTTTTGTATGCGATAACCATACCGATAAAACCAGAAAAGACGACGGTTACCAAGTAGTATTTTTGGCGAAAAACAAGCAGGGCTACCATAATTTGGCCAAAATGTCGTCTATTGCTTATACCAAAGGTTTTTATTATGTGCCCAGAATAGATAGGACGGTTGTAGAGCAATACAAAGAAAACCTGATTGTATTAACGGGTAACATGTATGGAGAAGTACCGAGTAAAATTTTAAATATTGGCGAGAAGCAAGCCGAAGAAGCTCTGCTGTGGTGGAAAGCGCAATTTGGCGATGATTTTTACATAGAACTAATGCGTCATGGGCAGGAAAATGAGGACCGTGTAAACGAGGTTTTGATTAAAATGGCAGCCGAGCACCAAATAAAAATGGTGGCCACCAACAATACTTATTACGTAAATAAAAAAGATGCCCATGCCCACGATATTTTATTGTGTGTTAAAGACGCCGAAAAACTAGCCACGCCAATTGGTAGAGGTAGGGGGTTTAGGTATGGTATGCCTAACCACGAATACTATTTCAAGTCGGCAGATGAAATGAAAACTTTGTTTGCTGATGTGCCAGAGGCAATTATCAATATTCAAGAAATTCTTGATAAAATCGAAGCCTATAAACTTGCTAGGGAAGTTCTGTTACCTAAGTTCGATATTCCAGAAGAGTTTGTAGTTGCCGAAGATGAGGTAGATGGCGGTAAACGGGGGGAGAACAAATTTCTTCGTCACTTAACTTATGTTGGCGCAGAGAAACGTTATGGAGAGCTTACGCCAGACATTACTGAGCGTTTAGATTTTGAGCTGCAAACCATCGAAAAAACAGGATATCCTGGTTACTTTTTGATTGTACAAGATTTTATCGCCGAAGCTCGTCGTAGAGATGTGTCTGTAGGGCCTGGTCGTGGTTCGGCTGCGGGTTCTGCGGTGGCGTATTGTTTGGGCATTACCAATATCGATCCAATTAAGTACGATCTCCTTTTTGAGCGTTTCCTTAACCCCGACCGTGTTTCCATGCCCGATATTGATATCGACTTTGATGATGAGGGGCGTGGCCGAGTAATGGATTACGTAATTAACAAATACGGCTCTAGCCAAGTGGCACAAATCATTACCTATGGTACAATGGCGGCTAAATCTTCTATTAGAGATACCGCTAGGGTGTTAGATTTGCCATTGTTCGAAGCAGATAAAGTGGCCAAGTTAGTGCCAAACATGAAGCTGGCAAAAATCTTCAATTTGGAAGAGAAGGCCTTAAAGGAAGCATTACGGCCGGATGAGTTTGAAAATGTAAACTTGTTAAAAGGACTTGCTGCGGGAAAAGATTTAGCGGCAGAAACTTTGCAACAGGCCATAGTTTTAGAAGGCTCGGTGCGTAATACAGGTATCCACGCTTGTGGGGTAATTATCACACCAGATGATATTACCAATTTCGTTCCCGTAGCTACCGCTAAAGACAGTGATTTATACGTAACCCAGTTTGATAACTCGGTGGTAGAAAGTGCCGGTCTACTTAAAATGGACTTTTTAGGGCTAAAAACTTTAACCTTAATTAAGGATACCGTAAAGCTGGTTAAAAAGCGCCATGATATTGATCTAGATCCAGATAACTTCCCAATTGATGATGTGAAAACCTACGAGCTTTTCCAGCGTGGCGAAACCATAGGTATTTTCCAATATGAAAGCCCGGGTATGCAGAAATACATGAAGGAGCTAAAACCTACGGTATTTGGAGATTTAATTGCGATGAATGCACTTTACCGTCCGGGGCCGATGGAGTATATCCCAAGTTTCGTTCGTCGTAAACACGGTACAGAACCCATTACTTACGATTTGGATGCTTGCGAGGAATATCTAAAAGAAACCTATGGTATCACGGTTTACCAAGAGCAGGTAATGCTTTTATCGCAAAAATTGGCTGGCTTTACCAAAGGCGAGGCCGATGTGTTGCGTAAGGCCATGGGTAAAAAGCAAAAAGACGTATTGGATAAAATGAAGCCTAAGTTTGTTAAACAGGCTTCAGAAAAAGGGCATAAGGCAGAAATATTAGAGAAAATCTGGAAAGATTGGGAAGCATTTGCATCTTATGCCTTTAACAAATCTCACTCTACTTGCTACGCTTGGATTGCCTACCAAACTGCCTATTTAAAAGCTCATTATCCAGCTGAGTACATGGCGGCAGTATTTTCTAACAACATGAGCGACATTAAACAAGTGGCTTTCTTTATGGAAGAATGTAGGCAAATGGGCGTAACCGTATTGGGTCCAGATGTGAATGAATCTGATATGAAGTTCTCCGTAAATGCCAAAGGCGAAGTTCGATTTGGGCTATCGGCTGTAAAGGGTGTGGGAGAAAAGGCGGTAGAAAGTATCATAGAAGAACGGGTAGCAAACGGGCCTTATCCAACAGTATTTGAATTTGCTAAACGCTCTAACACCCGTATCGTTAACAAAAAAGCTTATGAGAGTTTTGTATATGGCGGTGCTTTTGATGCTTTTGGATACCATAGAGCACAGTATTTTTTCATAGGTGCTAACGATAAATTAAATGGAATCGAAAAGTTGATTAAATATGCCAACGATTTTCAAAATAACCAAAATTCTTCTCAATCGTCACTTTTTGGAGGTTCTAAGGCCGATTTGATTTTAGAGCCGAGTTTTCCGGTAGCGCCAGAATGGGGACTTATTGACAGGTTGAAATATGAAAAGGATGCTATTGGAATTTTCCTTTCTGGACACCCACTAGATGATTATCGCTTTGAGCTAGATCGGTATTGTCCGTACAAAGTGAAGCATCTTTCTGTTATTAATAAAATTAGAACTGGCGATACCAATGAAGAAGTTTTGTCAGAGTTTGAAGCATTAAAAAACAGAGAACTGGTAATTGGTGGTTTGGTGGCAATGGCCTCGCAACGCATTACTAAAACAGGCAAGCCATTTGGCATATTTACTTTCGAAGATTATGACGATAGTTGTGAAATTGCTCTGTTTGGAGATGATTTCCTGAAATTTAAACAATTTTTAACCGAAGGATATTTCTTGCAAATACGAGGTAAATTAGGGCTGCGCTTTGGTAAAGAAGGAGATTGGGAGTTTAAAATTACCAGCATCGATTTGCTTTCTGGCCTACGCGATAAATTAACGAAGTCGCTTACGTTGCTGTTTCCTATAGAAGCCGTAAATGACAGTTTTATGCAGCAGATACAAGATATTTTGGATGAGAACAAAGAAAATGCAGAAGCACAAAACTGTAAGCTTAATTTTGAGGTTTATGATATGGAGAAAGGCTTAAAGTTGGAAATGCCTTCTAAAAATCAAAGAATTAATCCCAATAACCAATTTTTAAATAAGTTAAAGGAAATGGATTTTGTGGATTACCGGTTGAATTAGGAATCGGTGGTTAGGGTTAAGGACTAAGGAATTAGCTAACCAATTCAACTAATGAACCATTGGCTGATGAACGAATCAACCTACACAATGAACAAAAAAATGTCAAATTGGCATTAGCTTTTTGATGGCATTACAATTGATTATATATTTGTAACATAAAAAATTTAGATATGGCTTTAGAAATAACAGATGCTAACTTCGAAGAGTTAGTATTAAAATCAGATAAACCTGTTTTGGTAGATTTTTGGGCAGAGTGGTGCGGTCCTTGCCGTATGGTTGGCCCAGTAGTAGAAGAAATTGCTAAAGAATATGAAGGTAAAGCTTTGGTAGGAAAAGTAAACGTAGATAACAACCCGCAAATTTCTATGCAATTCGGTATCCGTAATATCCCAGCTTTATTGTACTTTAAAGGTGGCGAAGTAGTAGATAAACAAATTGGTGCTGTGCCAAAATCGGTATTAGCAGGTAAGCTAGATAGCCAATTGTAAGAATAGGTTTTACTTATTTCAATAATATATCATCCCGATAGCGAATAGTTATCGGGATTTTTTTGGAAAAGATTTTTTGTGATATTTGATGGTGTAAAAAATGGAATTGTAAATTCCACGATATGAAGTTTGACAT from Pedobacter sp. SL55 includes these protein-coding regions:
- a CDS encoding tetratricopeptide repeat protein gives rise to the protein MKNICAMLLLALVSEVCYAQNALDREKLLDFYQTQRYADAASYLSSIYPAETTDMKALSQIAYCSMMAGNLVEAEKAYQKMNALQPQQISVLFSLANINSRRGNKKNANNYLLQVVTIDSSNFNAYKRLADYTDSTALKMQYLQKANKLNATEADVAFDLARIYRNSKEYEPAYNVLKVAIAADTSNMILQQALLPVANQLKKYNEVIATGEKLLKNGADGSVVIDVGKAYFFLKNYKKALSLFLMLEKMSMQNESIFYYMSLCYREMKSYEMAAKYAKLTIDESISPNITAYYNLLGGIYEEKQQLNLAANAFKKGLSYSPNKNSYYRLGLLYDLKLKQPKSARTYYSLFLKSKDLEKDDQPQVDYVKVRMEEFAKAKR
- a CDS encoding histidine kinase N-terminal 7TM domain-containing protein, whose translation is MEFSFNGYGLVLLFFGILTSIMAIYIYKRGTTVVRWFGLMMASNAIWSIAYGLELSSQSQEQALFFINIEYLGIATLPLNWFLFCLNFCNKQCWYKKPHNLISILIVPIATLALVWTNPLHHLHYQEVKMSYQGPFPMLALTPGIWYRIFTIYFYALLASGCYLIFNKFKSSDPIYKKQNYSIIIAAVIPWAANLSYLVGIRPLGFIDITPFAFILTTFLVFLGIYRFRLFDSVPIAREKVLDLMTDGFLVVDEKHRVIDYNSALNRFIDKQKNHKIIGSSIEDIFGSHPEIIQQIQAENSCKMELQTTVNNQTVYFEVEILVQQENKLNEAFTIIKLQDLTGAKKDALIAKEQTNELEKVNQLKDRIFSIISHDLRGPLVNLSEVLKMFSYNLISDEEFKALSPALSKDIVYTTDLLENILHWSRSQLQGFGVKKEFFNVRNTILNEINYHITSASLKKINILHDVFPNQIAYADVLMFQIVIRNLLNNAIKFCNEGCEIIITAVYQNDGMLKVCIKDSGVGISENFLQKLFKEENVSSRGTNNEKGTGLGLMICKDFMTRNGGDISVSSKVGVGTTFCVTLPTEP
- the dnaE gene encoding DNA polymerase III subunit alpha, with product MYLIFDTETTGLPRNFNAPITDTDNWPRCIQIAWQLHDELGNLIEHQDYLVKPEGFNIPYDAERIHGISTDLAEEQGIPLADVLQKFNEVLGKAKFVVGQNIKFDINIMGCELHRFGVDSPLADMPVLDTCTEVTADLLKIPGGRGGKFKLPTLTELHQYLFGTPFGEAHNATADVEATTRCFLELVKKQVFTKEELQVDTDYFLRFKEANPFPIEPVGLQHINLKAASDEIRKRKGADAGGVSKQTLANNKAALADATFVHLHNHTQFSVLQSTISVPALVKAAVEKGMPAVALTDHANMMGAFHFVNNVLNHNKAAEAKNKEALEKGETPTAQILKPIIGVEFFVCDNHTDKTRKDDGYQVVFLAKNKQGYHNLAKMSSIAYTKGFYYVPRIDRTVVEQYKENLIVLTGNMYGEVPSKILNIGEKQAEEALLWWKAQFGDDFYIELMRHGQENEDRVNEVLIKMAAEHQIKMVATNNTYYVNKKDAHAHDILLCVKDAEKLATPIGRGRGFRYGMPNHEYYFKSADEMKTLFADVPEAIINIQEILDKIEAYKLAREVLLPKFDIPEEFVVAEDEVDGGKRGENKFLRHLTYVGAEKRYGELTPDITERLDFELQTIEKTGYPGYFLIVQDFIAEARRRDVSVGPGRGSAAGSAVAYCLGITNIDPIKYDLLFERFLNPDRVSMPDIDIDFDDEGRGRVMDYVINKYGSSQVAQIITYGTMAAKSSIRDTARVLDLPLFEADKVAKLVPNMKLAKIFNLEEKALKEALRPDEFENVNLLKGLAAGKDLAAETLQQAIVLEGSVRNTGIHACGVIITPDDITNFVPVATAKDSDLYVTQFDNSVVESAGLLKMDFLGLKTLTLIKDTVKLVKKRHDIDLDPDNFPIDDVKTYELFQRGETIGIFQYESPGMQKYMKELKPTVFGDLIAMNALYRPGPMEYIPSFVRRKHGTEPITYDLDACEEYLKETYGITVYQEQVMLLSQKLAGFTKGEADVLRKAMGKKQKDVLDKMKPKFVKQASEKGHKAEILEKIWKDWEAFASYAFNKSHSTCYAWIAYQTAYLKAHYPAEYMAAVFSNNMSDIKQVAFFMEECRQMGVTVLGPDVNESDMKFSVNAKGEVRFGLSAVKGVGEKAVESIIEERVANGPYPTVFEFAKRSNTRIVNKKAYESFVYGGAFDAFGYHRAQYFFIGANDKLNGIEKLIKYANDFQNNQNSSQSSLFGGSKADLILEPSFPVAPEWGLIDRLKYEKDAIGIFLSGHPLDDYRFELDRYCPYKVKHLSVINKIRTGDTNEEVLSEFEALKNRELVIGGLVAMASQRITKTGKPFGIFTFEDYDDSCEIALFGDDFLKFKQFLTEGYFLQIRGKLGLRFGKEGDWEFKITSIDLLSGLRDKLTKSLTLLFPIEAVNDSFMQQIQDILDENKENAEAQNCKLNFEVYDMEKGLKLEMPSKNQRINPNNQFLNKLKEMDFVDYRLN
- the trxA gene encoding thioredoxin — encoded protein: MALEITDANFEELVLKSDKPVLVDFWAEWCGPCRMVGPVVEEIAKEYEGKALVGKVNVDNNPQISMQFGIRNIPALLYFKGGEVVDKQIGAVPKSVLAGKLDSQL